One genomic segment of Streptomyces sp. RKND-216 includes these proteins:
- a CDS encoding TetR/AcrR family transcriptional regulator: MPTARESLLDAAHEAVSTRPWTGVRMVELAASAGVSRQTLYNEFGNKDGLGRALVHHRVEGFLRGAAAVAAQAVRGGADPPTGLAVAAGWMLRTIGGEPIVRCALTGCWTGRMPPAARGEPGTPQELADELLRRLVAALAADAARAELLHLACDAGLRLALSYVVVPVPGAEDEACTRIHDVTRALL, from the coding sequence ATGCCGACCGCACGCGAGAGCCTGCTCGACGCCGCGCACGAGGCCGTGTCCACCCGGCCGTGGACGGGCGTCCGCATGGTCGAACTGGCCGCGAGCGCCGGTGTCTCGCGGCAGACCCTCTACAACGAGTTCGGCAACAAGGACGGGCTCGGCCGCGCGCTGGTGCACCACCGTGTCGAGGGCTTCCTGCGCGGTGCCGCGGCGGTCGCGGCGCAGGCCGTCCGGGGCGGCGCGGACCCGCCGACGGGGTTGGCGGTCGCTGCCGGGTGGATGCTCCGCACGATCGGCGGCGAGCCGATCGTGCGGTGTGCGCTCACCGGGTGCTGGACCGGGCGGATGCCGCCGGCGGCGCGCGGCGAGCCGGGGACACCGCAGGAGCTCGCGGACGAGTTGCTGCGGCGGCTGGTCGCGGCGCTCGCCGCCGACGCGGCGCGGGCCGAGCTGCTGCACCTCGCGTGCGACGCGGGACTCCGCCTCGCGCTCTCCTACGTCGTCGTACCCGTGCCCGGCGCGGAGGACGAGGCGTGCACCCGCATCCACGACGTGACCCGCGCCCTTCTTTGA